The genomic DNA CGGTGACGGCACCGTGCGGTGCGTTGCGGCGGAACTGGCCGGCACCTCGTTCGCCATGGGCCTGCTGCCACTGGGCACGGGCAACCTGCTGGCCCGGAACCTGGACATTGGCGTGGATGACCCTGAGCAGGCTGTCCGCGCCGCCCTGAACGGAACCGAGCGGCGCATCGACGTCGTCCGTGTGACCGTGGACGAGTCGGTGGACAGTGACACCTTCCTGGTTATGGCCGGACTGGGGTACGACGCCGGCATGATGGCGGACACCCGGGACGTGCTGAAGGATAAGATCGGCTGGCTGGCCTACGTTGACGCCGGGATCCGAAACCTGCCCGGCAAGCCCGTGAAAACCACCATCTCAATTGACGGCGGCAAACCCATCCACCGCCGGCTGCGCAGTGTGATGGGCGGGAACTGCGGCAAGATCACCGGCGGTTTGGAGATTTTCCCCGGCGCGAAACTGGATGACGGGCTGCTGGACATCCTGACCCTGGCCCCCAAAGGCAAGCTGGGCTGGCTGGGCGTGATCTCCGGCCTGCTCCGCCGAGGGAAGGGAAGCAGCACATCGGTGGAGTACTACCAGTGCAAACGCGCCGAGGTCTGGACCGAGTCTCCGCTGGACTTTGAAATGGACGGCGACCATCTGGGGACGGCCACCCACATTCTCTTCGAGACGGACGCCGGTGCCCTGCGCATCCGCATGCCGCACGGCAAGAAGGACCCGGCGGTGCTGACGAATCCGGAGCCCTGACGGGCCGGCTACAGCCAGCCCATCGGATCTTCGTAGTCCCCGTGCCGCAGCACTTCAAAGTGCAGGTGCGGGCCGGTTGAGTTACCGGTGCTGCCTACACCTCCTACCACCGCGCCGGCGTCAAGGTTCTGCCCCACGGAGACATCGATGCTGTTCAGGTGGTTATAGGTGGTCTGCAGCCCGTCACCGTGATCAACCACCACACGCAGTCCCCCGCCGCCGGTGGTGTGCCAGCTGGCCTCGACCACCGTCCCGCCGAGCATGGACTTCACCGGGGTCCCGGTGACCGCACCGAAGTCCGTGCCGGTATGGAACTCGGGGTAACCAGGTGCCAGCGGATTGTCGCGGTAGCCAAACGGGGAAGTAACCACCATGTCATCCACCGGCGCAACCGGGCCCGGCTCGGCAGGCTCGGGGGCCGGAGCGTCATTGACGGGAGGTTCGGCTGCGGGTTCAGGTTCAGTGGCAGGCGCGCCTTCGCCGGCCTCGCGCCCGGCATCGGTGTCCAGTGTGGTCACCATAGCCTGGCGTTCAAGCTTTAGCTCCGGCTCTGCGGTGGCCGCGGTGCCGGCAACCACCCCGGACAGGGCGACGGCGGCGGCCACCCCCAGCGCACCGGTGCGGCGGTTGGGCGTGTCATGATCCTGAAGCCAGGCCCGGGTCCTGCCCCGCAGCGCCTTGGCGCGGACACGCAGCTGCTCGGCATCAGCGGCAAAGTCACGGGGTTTCCGCAGTGCGGCGTGCTCGCCCGGCGGACGCCGCTCCAGCAGGTCGGCAGCCCGGTTCCGGAGGTTTTGAACCGTGCGCAGCATCATCCGGGAGGAAACGGTTTCATATGCTCGTGCGGGTTCCAAAAAGTGCTCGGTCAACAATCACCTCAGTGTGAGTATTGGTCAAGGACTCTTTTGTCCCCGGACTCCTGTGTCGGGGACCGGTGGGAGCCGCCCTAATTCCCGCAGGCGGCACCACTTCCATGGTAGGAAATCCACAATGGCTGTGTCCGCCTTTTGTGGCCAATCCCAAACTCCCGGGTGACCTGCTGCGTTTCCTCCTGTGGCCGCCCTCTCACAGCCTTCCTTTACGCGCCTCCGCAAACAGCAGATACCCGAGATAGGCGCTGCCCAGCGCAGCGGTGAAGATTCCGACCGGCAGCGACGCCGCACCGAATTCAATGTGCTGGACGGCGAAGTCCGAGAGGATCAGCACCAATGCGCCCACCAGCGCCGGAGCCACGACACCGGGAGCAGACGTCCGCAGCAGCCGCAGGGCAATCTGCGGCGCCACCAGTGCCACGAAGGCCACCGGCCCGCAGACGCTGACAGCCGTGGCTGCCAGCACCACGGCCAGAATCACCGCCAGGGTTCGGGTCCGGTCCACCCGGACGCCGAGGGACTCGGCCAGCTCATCCCCCATGGCGACGAGGTTCAGCCGCCTTTGCAGCGCCGCCGCCAGGGGCAGCACCACCAGCAGCGCAAGGCCAATGGTCGCCGCATGGGACCAGGACCGGGAGGCCAGCGACCCGTTGAGGTAGAACGCCAGTGTCTGGGCCTGCTGTTCGCCCAGCGTTGTCATGGCCAGCGAGGTCAGGGCTGAGGCCACGGCTGAGATACCGATGCCTGCCACGATCATCCGTCCGGGCCGGGCGAACCCGCGGCCGGTGCTGAGCCAGACCAGCACCACGGCCAGGCCGCCGCCAAGGATGGCAGCAACGGGAACGGGCACGTATCCGGGCCACAGGGCGGTGGCCGCTGCCCCGGCGGCAGCCCCGCTGGTCAGGCCCACTACTTCCGGGCTGCCCAACGGATTCCGGGTCACCGTCTGGAAGAGTGATCCGGCCACCCCCAGTGCCATGCCGGCGCCAACGGCGGTCAGGAACCGGGGTCCGCGCAGGCGTTCGAGGACAAAGGCAGCACTCCCCTCCGGTGGGGAGACGGCCAGGGCAAACAGTTCCTGCCAGTCCAGGCCCAGCTGGCCGGCGGTGAGCGTAAACGCACCTACCAGGGTAACGGCAGCGGCCAGGAGGATGGAAAGGACCAGGCTGCGCCTGCGGTACCTGAAGCTCAGCTTCCGTCCCCATCGGAGCGTGGATACCGCCGGCGGGTTCCGGACCGGGCTCATGCGACTGCCCGCATCCGGCGCACGGCCAAGATCAGCAGGGGTGCACCCAGCAGAGCGGTCACCACGCCGGTGAGCACTTCGCCGGGCCGGGCGACGAGGCGTCCCAGGACATCGGCGAATAGCAGCAGGGACGGCCCGGCCAGGAGGCTGAGGATCAGCAGCCAGCGGTGGTCCGGACCGGTAAGGCTGCGCACAATGTGCGGCACCGCGAGTCCTACGAAACCTATGGGCCCGACGGCGGCAGTGGCCGAGGCGCACAGCAGCGTGGCCGCCAGGGCGCCGGTGATCTTGGCTGCCTGCGGGCGTACGCCCAGCGAGGCGGCAGCCTGCTCGCCCAGCGCCAGGGCATTCA from Arthrobacter zhangbolii includes the following:
- a CDS encoding diacylglycerol/lipid kinase family protein: MTSQETPARQRAAVIVNPIKKTDFDVRVRVAEICADEGWDEPLFFETEEDDPGHSMARKAMEAGVDLVIAAGGDGTVRCVAAELAGTSFAMGLLPLGTGNLLARNLDIGVDDPEQAVRAALNGTERRIDVVRVTVDESVDSDTFLVMAGLGYDAGMMADTRDVLKDKIGWLAYVDAGIRNLPGKPVKTTISIDGGKPIHRRLRSVMGGNCGKITGGLEIFPGAKLDDGLLDILTLAPKGKLGWLGVISGLLRRGKGSSTSVEYYQCKRAEVWTESPLDFEMDGDHLGTATHILFETDAGALRIRMPHGKKDPAVLTNPEP
- a CDS encoding M23 family metallopeptidase produces the protein MTEHFLEPARAYETVSSRMMLRTVQNLRNRAADLLERRPPGEHAALRKPRDFAADAEQLRVRAKALRGRTRAWLQDHDTPNRRTGALGVAAAVALSGVVAGTAATAEPELKLERQAMVTTLDTDAGREAGEGAPATEPEPAAEPPVNDAPAPEPAEPGPVAPVDDMVVTSPFGYRDNPLAPGYPEFHTGTDFGAVTGTPVKSMLGGTVVEASWHTTGGGGLRVVVDHGDGLQTTYNHLNSIDVSVGQNLDAGAVVGGVGSTGNSTGPHLHFEVLRHGDYEDPMGWL
- a CDS encoding FecCD family ABC transporter permease, coding for MSPVRNPPAVSTLRWGRKLSFRYRRRSLVLSILLAAAVTLVGAFTLTAGQLGLDWQELFALAVSPPEGSAAFVLERLRGPRFLTAVGAGMALGVAGSLFQTVTRNPLGSPEVVGLTSGAAAGAAATALWPGYVPVPVAAILGGGLAVVLVWLSTGRGFARPGRMIVAGIGISAVASALTSLAMTTLGEQQAQTLAFYLNGSLASRSWSHAATIGLALLVVLPLAAALQRRLNLVAMGDELAESLGVRVDRTRTLAVILAVVLAATAVSVCGPVAFVALVAPQIALRLLRTSAPGVVAPALVGALVLILSDFAVQHIEFGAASLPVGIFTAALGSAYLGYLLFAEARKGRL